Part of the Candidatus Desulfofervidus auxilii genome, AAGAACCAAAAGTAGTTTTTTCCCTAATAACAACATTATGTCCTGTTTGAAAATGATCTCCAGCAACTACATCAGCATAAATTATAGTTCCTGATCTTATAACAGCATTATTTCCGATTTTAACTTTTTGACAATCTTCTTTGTATTTTAAGCCTAAAATAACATTTTCCTGAATAATACAATTTTCACCTAACTCTGCAAAATATTTCATATAAGCTCCACCTATATTTTTCTATTTCAAAAATTACTGTTCCTCCACTAGTATATTTACAAGGATCAAGACATTGAACATAAGCTTTGTTTACTTCTTTAGCCAATACTAACTCAACTGGGTTAACTCCTTTATTTTTTTAATGCTACATAATAAGGCATTATAGCTGCTAATGAATGCATACAAATAACGGTAGTTTCTTCTAAATTAATACTACATCTTTCAATAACAATTTTATCTCCAACCTTATAGATCAGACATTTACCTATTGGATATGCACTCTATTTTGGACATTTATAATGTTACACTTTAATTTTCTTATGTCAAGTTGACTCCTTTCTTGAACACCTCAAATGATGTTCTATATTTCCCAAAGCAGAATGAGGCCTCTTCAAATTACCACTTAACTTAATTCAAAATTTTCTCTCTTACTTCCTCCAAACTTTCAAATAATTTAGCATCTAAAAGCTCCTCTCGGAAGTATTATTTAAATTGTGTCTATGTTATGATAGTATAAGAAATATGATCTATCATTCTCCTATTATGTTCTTCTGGCATTCTCCAGTCATAGCTTCTCTCTCCTGCTTCAACATACCCACTTTTATATGAAGTTTTCTTGCTACCAAGGCTCCAGCTAAATTACAATTAGCATCTTCACCCATTAATACAATCTTAGGTTTTTTTTCTTTGAGCAAAATTTTTTCAATTCCCTCAAGCATCCGTGCAATCTGTTCTCCATGAAATTTATAATTCTTGACATCATTCAACTTATATTCTTGTTCAGGTAAGTTTGAATCTTCAAAAAATTTCTTATCCATATTATAAGAATAATGCTGACCGGCATGAATAACAAAAAAGTCAAACTTCTTTTCTTAAATGCTTCAATTATAGGACTAAACATGATAATTCTAAGTCTTGTACCGATAGCAAGACAAACTTTATTTTGAAAATAAATATTTATATATCTAAACTATTCAATTCCATAATAGCTTCTTTATAGTTAATAAATTTAAAATTGTTATCTTTAAGATACTCTATAAACCAAATATACCACTTTTTCCAAGTTTCAAAACTATTACTAAAATATCTATCATGAAATAATACAGTTAAATATTGTATATCTAATTGAAAAGCTTGTTCTAATAAATATTTAGTATCATCTTTTATTTTGTTTAAATTTTGGGTCAAAAATTTTCTGTTACCACAAATTACAAAACCATCCATTATATGTAAAGGAAATTCATAAATACTTTTAAATTTATAAGGGTTTTTGAATGTATATACACTACTATCAAATAAATAGCCTAATTTTTCTAAATTTATTAAAGTTAGTTTATCCATTCTCAAATAATGCATTCTGATACCAAATCTACTAAGCCCGCTTATTTTTTTGAAAGTTTTGTATTCTATTTCCATTTTTTTAAAATCCTTGTATTCAATACCATGAACACCTACATCAAAACCTTCTTTTAAAATCTCGTGGATCCAAAATTTAGCATCTTCAATGTTATATGATAATCCTAACCCTTTATTAACCCCTATAAAAAAAGTTGCTTTAATTCCATTTTCTTTATCAAATTTCATTAATTCTTCTAAATTGTGCCATTTATTTTTTAGAAAATCTTTAAAACGATTAAAGAACTCACGAAGAGATATAGTTTTAATTGCTAATTCTATACAAGATTTGACAATAAATTTAGGAATAATTAAATCTTTTTTATGCTCTAATACTGTAAGATGATCTATATCATGAGAGATAATCACTTTCATAATATGTTAAAAAAGATCCCTTTTTAAAAACTTTAATACAATTTCTAACGGAAGTAAAGCTTTATTAACTCTAAAATAAGGAACTAAATCTCCTCCAAAGTCTCGAAAGAATCTTTCTATCGAAGGTATAGTAGAACCTTCAAAATCAAAATATTTTAATTTCAACTGTTTTGCATATTTTATACAATTATACAAACTGAGTGCTCCAGCTCCATGATGTTTAACTTCTGGATCTATTCCTCCTAGTAAATAATAAGCGCTAAAATTATCATAAATACAAAAAGAAACAGCTATAGGTCTGTTATTCTTAAAAGAAGCAAAAGCAAAAGAATTTTTATCATTGGCAAAAGAGAAGATGATTTTATTTAACAAATCTAAATTAATTTTTTTATTTTTTCGAAGGAAAGTTTTTTCTACTAAAATTCTGATTATATTAAAATCACTTCTTTTTAATTTAAAACATTCTATTTTTTCTCTTAGAGCTTTCCTTATATATCTTCTTCTCGTTGAAGAAAAATGTTTCCATATATCTTCTTCTGGATTATCCAAAGAGATAATATAAGTATAACGTGGAATTACTTTAAATTTTTTCCAAATAAAAGGTTGCATATCTATAAATTGCCGAGGAAAATTTAAGGAAATTATATGGAAATTATTTTTTTCTAGAAATTCACTTATAGATTCTATTACCATTTTAATAAAAGAATTTAATGTAACTTTATTTTGGATATCTTTAATATTTAAAAATAGTCCTATATTTGGAGAAAAAGGCGGATTTGTACATATTCTTAAAGGACCTATTTTTTTAATATAAATAGCAAACCCTCCTATGAGGTTATTTCCTTTATCATATAAACCTAAAATATGTAAATTTTTTCCAAAAATATTAAGCCACTCCATATAACTAAAAATTGAACCATATTTCTTACTTAAATTAGAATAAACCTCAAAATCTTTCTTGTTTAAAACTTTTACTTCCATTTTGATTTATTTTTTAACAAAATTATTTTTAGTTGTTTTTATTTGTGCATCTCGATAAAAAAAATATCCTAACCAACTAGCACACCATATGTTAATATCTATCCTTGAAAAAACCATATTGAACATCGAATGTACAAACCAGCAGAATATTAAGCACCAAAATATATGACCTAATATATCTTTATTTTTAAAGTTAATTAAACACTGTTTTTTTATAAAAAAACAAAAAAGAAAAAGAATAATTAATCCTACTATTCCTATTTTCCAGTATAAAAAACCTACTAAATTATGAACATAACCCTTATAAATTAACGCTTCAGGATTATGTGTAAACTGTAAAGCTTCATAAAAATCTCTTTTAGCTCCCCATCCTTCCCCTAAAAAATTTCCATAATAAATTGCAGATTTTATTTCTTCTATTCTATATTCTATTGAATCTTTAAAAAAATACATTCGGTTTTTGTATAATAAAAAATACTTGTAAATAAAATTCAATTTCAGAAGGAGTATAAAAATTATACTTAACGTTAAAACTTTTATCCATGAATAAAAAAATGATTTACATTTTAAAATTTTAGTATTTGAATTTAGCTTTAAAATAAAAACATAGATTAAAACAATAATAATTAATAATAAGAAACCTCTAGAAATACTAAATATAATTCTTAAATTCAAAAAAAGCGAAAATAAAAGTAATATAAATTTATAAATAAGATTTAATCTTAATAAAAAAAATAATAACAGAACCATTAAAAAGCTATAAATAAAAGAGATATTGTAAAAATTTTCAGAATGAAATCTTTTTTCTATAGAAAAATGTATAGTTTGATTATATATATTTAATAAATCTATAAATGCACTAACAAAACCTATAATACTTTGAAAAAATAGTAATTTCAACCATTGGTTTTTATTTTGAAATATAAAAGCACTAAAAGGTGTTAATAAAATTAAAGGAACTAAATAAAAAGCTTTAGAGAAAGTATCATACATCTCCCAGCCATATATACTCGAAATTAATAGTCCATATAATATTCCAACACCTCCACAAAACCACCAAATTTTTGATTTGCGTAATACACAAACCTCATATATACTCAGTTTCTTTTTTAGAAACAAGAGGACTAAAAATAATGGCGTTATTAATACAAGAATTCCTAAAATTTTTATGATCTCTTTATTAAAAGATCTTAATAATAAACCACTTCCATTTAATAAAAAGTAATATATAATAAAAAATGTTTTCATCTTTTAATTATTATAGAATTTAATTATTATAGAAATATTTATTAACAAAAAATATAAGGTTTTTATATACTTTATCACCTACTAAAACTTTTTTGTCTTCAAGATTAGATATTTCAAATCTTTTTGGTACTTCAAATCTTTCTTTTATTTTATAACCATCTTTTTCTATAAATTTTTTAATGTTTTTTAAACATTGGTAAACATCCTTACAAAATTCTTCATATTTAATTATCAAAAATTTGTTTCTGCCTATTTTTTCAATTCTTTTTTCTATAAATTGAGTAATGTAATATATTTGAGCCACAACTTGCTCTTCAGGAGATAATTTTAACAATTTTTGATAATTTGGAGGTTTAACAGAAAACCAAAAATTATACGTTCCCCAAAATTCTTTTCTTGCTATTAATAAAGAGAGAGCATTAGGTAAAGGTTCTCTTTTTATATAAAGGAATTTAGCTTCGGGTATAATATTAGATATATATTCTATACAAAGTGTCAGATGTAAATTTTTTATAAGTAAAGGGGCATTTA contains:
- a CDS encoding UDP-N-acetylglucosamine 2-epimerase; amino-acid sequence: MDKKFFEDSNLPEQEYKLNDVKNYKFHGEQIARMLEGIEKILLKEKKPKIVLMGEDANCNLAGALVARKLHIKVGMLKQEREAMTGECQKNIIGE
- a CDS encoding GNAT family N-acetyltransferase, with the translated sequence MEVKVLNKKDFEVYSNLSKKYGSIFSYMEWLNIFGKNLHILGLYDKGNNLIGGFAIYIKKIGPLRICTNPPFSPNIGLFLNIKDIQNKVTLNSFIKMVIESISEFLEKNNFHIISLNFPRQFIDMQPFIWKKFKVIPRYTYIISLDNPEEDIWKHFSSTRRRYIRKALREKIECFKLKRSDFNIIRILVEKTFLRKNKKINLDLLNKIIFSFANDKNSFAFASFKNNRPIAVSFCIYDNFSAYYLLGGIDPEVKHHGAGALSLYNCIKYAKQLKLKYFDFEGSTIPSIERFFRDFGGDLVPYFRVNKALLPLEIVLKFLKRDLF
- a CDS encoding sulfotransferase, translated to MLRSNIKYFLKKIEVSGGINVILASKILKILSRPYWLIEKLIIKNNIEFLYPPLFIIGTPRSGSTLIYQVLINRYRFGYISNLHDSFHWAPCLLHFFFKNVLELNSPVPYRSKYGIISGWKSPSEGGRGFWRKWFMSNNKEIEYRDKIDYNKLIILRKELATLTKIVNAPLLIKNLHLTLCIEYISNIIPEAKFLYIKREPLPNALSLLIARKEFWGTYNFWFSVKPPNYQKLLKLSPEEQVVAQIYYITQFIEKRIEKIGRNKFLIIKYEEFCKDVYQCLKNIKKFIEKDGYKIKERFEVPKRFEISNLEDKKVLVGDKVYKNLIFFVNKYFYNN